A stretch of the Chelonia mydas isolate rCheMyd1 chromosome 5, rCheMyd1.pri.v2, whole genome shotgun sequence genome encodes the following:
- the CDC20B gene encoding cell division cycle protein 20 homolog B isoform X1 translates to MEWKLERSASRKVKTDEDMLWEKVMKTLGKDLKQMRKQSLQKFTKMPDSGKPTYSRFKSCIVKKLTSSVPVASSPIITRWQQTHARNHIEQTFTECQPINLFPADGSELVRTPAKISTIPVSFQVPIKNSTNEPYVITNATAKCHETTYLQGRNKRRAEIAKKQKCLTQLLMLQEGGFGIPENDSIKICGNTECIWKGCQIGVNNEFTAHRVSTNTESFIPFVPEVRLHITGLRNDYYLNILDWNQENLIAIALGSAAHIWNGETHRSTERVNLNSSLKYISSVAWIKEGTCLAVGTSDGEVQLWDIETKKRLRNMFGHLSVVGAMSWNHYILSSGSRLGLIHHHDVRIAQHHVGTLCHNKQSICSLKWSTNNKLLASGSSEGLLNIWPNDPGATVHCKPLKAIPHASAVKAMNWCPWQSEILATGGGMKDGFLRVWDISTGKIIETTGTKSQICSLFWLPKTNELMTGQGLPKNQMKIWKYPTLTNSADLYGHKGRVLHVALSPDHSRIFSLAADGMACVWKYC, encoded by the exons AtgcctgattcaggaaagcccACCTATTCAAGATTTAAAAGTTGCATTGTGAAGAAACTGACATCCAGTGTCCCTGTTGCTAGTAGCCCTATCATCACAAGATGGCAGCAGACACATGCAAGAAATCACATTGAGCAAACTTTCACAGAGTGTCAGCCTATTAATCTCTTTCCAGCTGATGGATCTGAGCTAGTAAGGACTCCTGCGAAGATCTCAACAATCCCAG TATCTTTTCAGGTGCCTATCAAAAATTCTACCAACGAACCTTATGTCATTACTAATGCCACAGCTAAGTGTCATGAGACAACTTACTTACaaggaagaaataaaaggagAGCTGAAATTGCAAAGAAGCAG AAATGTCTTACTCAGCTGTTAATGCTCCAAGAGGGTGGATTTGGCATCCCAGAAAATGACAGTATAAAGATCTGTGGAAACACTGAGTGTATTTGGAAAG GCTGCCAGATTGGAGTGAATAATGAATTTACTGCTCACAGAGTTTCCACTAATACCGAATCTTTCATACCATTTGTCCCAGAGGTCAGGCTTCATATTACTGGCTTACGCAATGATTACT ATCTAAACATCCTGGACTGGAACCAGGAAAATCTCATTGCCATTGCTCTAGGATCTGCTGCCCACATTTGGAATGGGGAAACCCACCGAAGCACTGAAAGAGTTAATTTAAATtccagtttaaaatatatttcttctgTAGCCTGGATAAAAGAGGGAACTTGCCTTGCAGTTGGCACCAGTGATGGAGAAGTGCAA TTATGGGATATTGAAACCAAAAAGAGGTTGAGAAACATGTTTGGCCACCTGTCTGTGGTCGGAGCCATGAGCTGGAATCATTATATACTTAGCAG TGGTTCAAGACTAGGATTAATTCATCATCATGATGTTCGGATTGCTCAGCACCATGTAGGGACCCTTTGCCATAACAAGCAGAGCATTTGCAGCCTGAAATGGTCCACAAACAACAAGCTGCTGGCAAGTGGGTCCAGTGAAGGTCTATTGAATATCTGGCCTAATGACCCCGGTGCAACAGTGCATTGCAAGCCATTGAAAGCCATACCCCATGCCTCAGCAGTAAAG GCTATGAACTGGTGTCCATGGCAGTCAGAAATCCTTGCCACAGGAGGTGGAATGAAGGATGGATTTTTACGTGTCTGGGACATAAGCACTGGGAAAATCATTGAAACCACAGGCACAAAATCGCAG ATTTGCTCCCTGTTCTGGTTACCCAAAACCAATGAATTAATGACTGGACAAGGCCTCCCTAAAAATCAGATGAAAATATGGAAGTATCCCACACTTACAAATTCAGCTGATCTCTATG gTCATAAAGGAAGAGTCTTGCACGTAGCACTGAGCCCAGATCATAGCAGGATCTTTTCTCTTGCAGCTGATGGAATGGCTTGTGTGTGGAAATACTGCTAA
- the CDC20B gene encoding cell division cycle protein 20 homolog B isoform X2, whose protein sequence is MEWKLERSASRKVKTDEDMLWEKVMKTLGKDLKQMRKQSLQKFTKMPDSGKPTYSRFKSCIVKKLTSSVPVASSPIITRWQQTHARNHIEQTFTECQPINLFPADGSELVRTPAKISTIPVSFQVPIKNSTNEPYVITNATAKCHETTYLQGRNKRRAEIAKKQKCLTQLLMLQEGGFGIPENDSIKICGNTECIWKGCQIGVNNEFTAHRVSTNTESFIPFVPEVRLHITGLRNDYYLNILDWNQENLIAIALGSAAHIWNGETHRSTERLWDIETKKRLRNMFGHLSVVGAMSWNHYILSSGSRLGLIHHHDVRIAQHHVGTLCHNKQSICSLKWSTNNKLLASGSSEGLLNIWPNDPGATVHCKPLKAIPHASAVKAMNWCPWQSEILATGGGMKDGFLRVWDISTGKIIETTGTKSQICSLFWLPKTNELMTGQGLPKNQMKIWKYPTLTNSADLYGHKGRVLHVALSPDHSRIFSLAADGMACVWKYC, encoded by the exons AtgcctgattcaggaaagcccACCTATTCAAGATTTAAAAGTTGCATTGTGAAGAAACTGACATCCAGTGTCCCTGTTGCTAGTAGCCCTATCATCACAAGATGGCAGCAGACACATGCAAGAAATCACATTGAGCAAACTTTCACAGAGTGTCAGCCTATTAATCTCTTTCCAGCTGATGGATCTGAGCTAGTAAGGACTCCTGCGAAGATCTCAACAATCCCAG TATCTTTTCAGGTGCCTATCAAAAATTCTACCAACGAACCTTATGTCATTACTAATGCCACAGCTAAGTGTCATGAGACAACTTACTTACaaggaagaaataaaaggagAGCTGAAATTGCAAAGAAGCAG AAATGTCTTACTCAGCTGTTAATGCTCCAAGAGGGTGGATTTGGCATCCCAGAAAATGACAGTATAAAGATCTGTGGAAACACTGAGTGTATTTGGAAAG GCTGCCAGATTGGAGTGAATAATGAATTTACTGCTCACAGAGTTTCCACTAATACCGAATCTTTCATACCATTTGTCCCAGAGGTCAGGCTTCATATTACTGGCTTACGCAATGATTACT ATCTAAACATCCTGGACTGGAACCAGGAAAATCTCATTGCCATTGCTCTAGGATCTGCTGCCCACATTTGGAATGGGGAAACCCACCGAAGCACTGAAAGA TTATGGGATATTGAAACCAAAAAGAGGTTGAGAAACATGTTTGGCCACCTGTCTGTGGTCGGAGCCATGAGCTGGAATCATTATATACTTAGCAG TGGTTCAAGACTAGGATTAATTCATCATCATGATGTTCGGATTGCTCAGCACCATGTAGGGACCCTTTGCCATAACAAGCAGAGCATTTGCAGCCTGAAATGGTCCACAAACAACAAGCTGCTGGCAAGTGGGTCCAGTGAAGGTCTATTGAATATCTGGCCTAATGACCCCGGTGCAACAGTGCATTGCAAGCCATTGAAAGCCATACCCCATGCCTCAGCAGTAAAG GCTATGAACTGGTGTCCATGGCAGTCAGAAATCCTTGCCACAGGAGGTGGAATGAAGGATGGATTTTTACGTGTCTGGGACATAAGCACTGGGAAAATCATTGAAACCACAGGCACAAAATCGCAG ATTTGCTCCCTGTTCTGGTTACCCAAAACCAATGAATTAATGACTGGACAAGGCCTCCCTAAAAATCAGATGAAAATATGGAAGTATCCCACACTTACAAATTCAGCTGATCTCTATG gTCATAAAGGAAGAGTCTTGCACGTAGCACTGAGCCCAGATCATAGCAGGATCTTTTCTCTTGCAGCTGATGGAATGGCTTGTGTGTGGAAATACTGCTAA